GGCCCGTCGAGCCGACCCCCGCCGCGCGTACGACGCCCCCGTCACCGGCCGCTGAGCCGGCACCGACCTCCCGACCGGCGCAGCCCGCTCAGCGCACCGAGCCGGTCCAGCCGGTCGAGCCCGCCCAGCCCGCTCGGCCTGGCACGGCTGACGACACCCGCGCGATGCCGGCTGCGAGCGCCGGCGCGACCGGTGTCCGCGCCACCGACACCCGACCCGGCCCGGCGCCGGCTGCCGCGACCTCCCACCCCGACCCGCAGGTCGGGCCCGGTCCGGACGGGACCGACGCGTCCGAGGAGTCGACCGGGCGCCGCATGCCGGACCTCCCCGACCTCGGCGTGGCCGTGGCGGCCCTCGTCGTCGGCGCGGTCGTCGGCCTGCTCGGTGTCGTCCTGACGTTCCTGGGCCTCAAGGGCTGCGAGCTCGTCACCGGCACCGACTCGTGCGGTGGCCCGGGGCTGCTGGTGCTCGTGGCGATCCTGGTCGCGATGGTGCTCGGCGGGGCCGCGATGCTGCGGCTCTTCGGCGTCCCCGACGCCGGCAGCGTGAGCTTCCTGGGCGTCGGCATGCTCACCGTCGTCATCCTGGTGCTGCTGCTCGACGTGCTGCTGAGCGTGGTGATGATCGTGGTCATCCCGGTCCTGACCGCGGGCTGCTTCGCCCTTGCCCGCTGGGTCACCACCCAGCTCGGCGAGGACGTGATGGCCGACCGCTGACGCGTCGCCCGACGCGTCCGCGCCTCAGCGCAGCGAGGCGGCGACCAGCTCGGCGATCTGCACGGTGTTGAGCGCCGCGCCCTTGCGCAGGTTGTCGTTGCTGACGAACAGCACCAGACCGCGCTCGCCCTCGACGCCCTGGTCCTGGCGCACGCGCCCGACGTACGACGGGTCGCGTCCTGCCGCCGCCAGGGGGGTCGGCACGTCCGTGACCTCGACGCCGGGGGCGTCGGCCAGGAGCTCCAGGGCACGCTTGACGGGCAGCGCCGAGGCGAACTCGACGTTGATCGACAACGAGTGCCCCGTGAACACCGGCACACGCACGCAGGTGCCCGAGACCCGCAGGTCGGGGATGCCGAGGATCTTGCGGGACTCGTTGCGGAGCTTCTGCTCCTCGTCGGTCTCGAACGAGCCGTCGTCGACGACCGAGCCGGCCATCGGCAGCACGTTGAAGGCGATCGGGGCGACGTACGTCGCGGGGGCGGGCAGCGTCACGGCGGAGCCGTCGTAGGCCAGCGGGCGCGGGTCGGCGACGGCGGCGAGCTGCCCGGCGAGCTCCTCGACGCCCGCGACGCCGCTGCCGGACACGGCCTGGTAGGTGCTGGCCACCAGACGCACCAGCCCGGCCTCGTCGTGCAGCGGCTTGAGCACCGGCATGGCCGCCATCGTGGTGCAGTTCGGGTTGGCGATGATGCCCTTCGGCAGGTCGACGATCGCCTCCGGGTTGACCTCGCTCACCACGAGGGGCACGTCGGGGTCGCGGCGGAAGGCCGAGGAGTTGTCGACCACGACCACGCCGGCGGCGGCGAACCGCGGCGCCTGGGCGCGCGACGTGGTGGCGCCGGCGGAGAACAGCGCGACGTCGAGCCCCGTCGGGTCGGCGGTCTCGGCGTCCTCCACCACGATCTCGCGGTCGCCCCAGGTCAGGGTGCGCCCCGCCGAGCGGGCGGAGGCGAAGAACCGGAGGTCACCGACGGGGAAGCCGCGCTCGAGGAGGATGTCGCGCATCGCGACCCCCACCTGACCGGTGGCGCCGACGATGCCGACGTTGATCGTCCTGCCCGGCGACGGCACGGCGCTCATCGGCCGGACCCGCCGTAGACGACGGCCTCGACCTGGTCGGAGTCGAGGTCGAAGGCCGCGTGGGTGGCCTGCACCGCGTCGTTGACCTGCATCTCGTCGACGACCACGGAGATCCGGATCTCGGAGGTGGAGATCATGCCGATGTTGACCCCGGCCGAGGCCAGCGCGGAGAAGAACTTCGCAGTGATGCCGGGGTGCGAGCGCATGCCGGCCCCGATGAGCGAGACCTTGCCGATCTGGTCGTCGTAGAGCAGGGAGTCGTAGCCGACCGCCTCCTTGATGCGCGCGAGCGCTGACATCGCGGTGGTGCCGTCGGTGCGCGGGAGGGTGAAGGAGATGTCGGTCAGGTTCGTCGCGGCGGCCGAGACGTTCTGCACGATCATGTCGAGGTTGATCTGCGCGTCGGCGAGGGTCTCGAAGATGCGCGCGGCCTCGCCGACCTTGTCGGGGACCCCGACGACGGTGATCTTGGCCTCGCTGCGGTCGTGCGCGACGCCGGCGATGATGGCTTGTTCCATGGTGGCGCTCTCTTCGATGTCGGAGATCCAGGTGCCGTTGAGCTTGCTGAACGACGAGCGGACGTGGATGGGGATGGAGTAGCGCCGGGCGTACTCCACGCAGCGCAGGTGCAGGATCTTCGCCCCGCAGGCGGCCATCTCGAGCATCTCCTCGTAGGAGATGCGGTCGCGGCGCTGCGCCGTGGGCACGATGCGCGGGTCGGCGGTGAAGACACCGTCGACGTCGGTGTAGATCTCGCACACGTCGGCGCGCAGGGCCGCGGCCAGGGCCACCGCGGTGGTGTCGGAGCCGCCGCGGCCCAGCGTGGTGATGTCCTTGCTGTCCTGGCTGACGCCCTGGAAGCCGGCCACGATCGCGATGGCGCCCTCGCCCAGCGCCGCCTCGATGCGGCCGGGGGTGACGTCGATGATCTTCGCGCGGCCGTGGCGGCCGTCGGTGATGACGCCGGCCTGGCTGCCGGTGAACGAGCGCGCCTCGTGGCCGAGGTTGCCCACCGCCATCGCCAGCAGCGCCATCGAGATGCGCTCCCCGGCGGTCAGCAGCATGTCGAGCTCGCGCGGCGACGGGATCGGCGAGACCTTCTCGGCGAGGTCGAGCAGCTCGTCGGTGGTGTCGCCCATGGCGGAGACGACGACCACGACCTGGTGCCCGGCACGCTTGGCGTCGACGATGCGCTGGGCGACCCGCTTCACACCCTCGGCGTCGGCCACCGAGGAACCGCCGTACTTCTGCACGACAACGCCCACCGGAACTCCTTGAGGATCTCGGGGTCGGACAGGACGCCGCGAATCCTACCGGCGACCCTCAGGGGGCAGGGTCGCCCGTGTCCAGCATCTGTGCAGCCAGGGCCACGTCGTCGCGCTCGCTCTCGAAGTCGCTGTCGAGACGGTCGTGGGCGATGACGGACTGGACCGCGCGCAGCACGGCGCTCGCCTCGGCACCCCAGCTGGCGACGTAGGAGAACTGCCACCACCACAGTGCCTCCGCGACGCGACCGTCGCGGTAGTGGCGCAGGCCGTGGGCCAGCGCCGCGGCGATGGCGGTGAGGTCGTCTGAGATCAGGCTCTGCACGGTCTCCGGCGGGTCCGCGTAGGGGTCGAAGAGCTCGGTGTAGGCGTCCACGCCCTCGAGCAGCACGCCGAGGCGCAGCCGCAGGTCGTCGAGGTCGGGGTCCGGGCCGGGGTCGGGCTCGTACTCCTCCTGGGGGGAGAAGTCGCGCTGCACCCCGAGGCGGGCACCGGCCAGCAGCACCTGGCTGACGACGAGCAGCAGCAGGGACACCGCCTCGCTGTCGGGGGCGTCTCCGCGCGCGAGCGCCCGCAGCGCCACCAGGTAGGCGTCCACCTGGCCGGCGACGTCCCGGGCGAGCTCCTGGGTCTCG
This DNA window, taken from Nocardioides sp. HDW12B, encodes the following:
- a CDS encoding aspartate-semialdehyde dehydrogenase — its product is MSAVPSPGRTINVGIVGATGQVGVAMRDILLERGFPVGDLRFFASARSAGRTLTWGDREIVVEDAETADPTGLDVALFSAGATTSRAQAPRFAAAGVVVVDNSSAFRRDPDVPLVVSEVNPEAIVDLPKGIIANPNCTTMAAMPVLKPLHDEAGLVRLVASTYQAVSGSGVAGVEELAGQLAAVADPRPLAYDGSAVTLPAPATYVAPIAFNVLPMAGSVVDDGSFETDEEQKLRNESRKILGIPDLRVSGTCVRVPVFTGHSLSINVEFASALPVKRALELLADAPGVEVTDVPTPLAAAGRDPSYVGRVRQDQGVEGERGLVLFVSNDNLRKGAALNTVQIAELVAASLR
- a CDS encoding aspartate kinase, with product MGVVVQKYGGSSVADAEGVKRVAQRIVDAKRAGHQVVVVVSAMGDTTDELLDLAEKVSPIPSPRELDMLLTAGERISMALLAMAVGNLGHEARSFTGSQAGVITDGRHGRAKIIDVTPGRIEAALGEGAIAIVAGFQGVSQDSKDITTLGRGGSDTTAVALAAALRADVCEIYTDVDGVFTADPRIVPTAQRRDRISYEEMLEMAACGAKILHLRCVEYARRYSIPIHVRSSFSKLNGTWISDIEESATMEQAIIAGVAHDRSEAKITVVGVPDKVGEAARIFETLADAQINLDMIVQNVSAAATNLTDISFTLPRTDGTTAMSALARIKEAVGYDSLLYDDQIGKVSLIGAGMRSHPGITAKFFSALASAGVNIGMISTSEIRISVVVDEMQVNDAVQATHAAFDLDSDQVEAVVYGGSGR
- a CDS encoding DUF5063 domain-containing protein, with product MGDTTMVASREAQEPLDPETQELARDVAGQVDAYLVALRALARGDAPDSEAVSLLLLVVSQVLLAGARLGVQRDFSPQEEYEPDPGPDPDLDDLRLRLGVLLEGVDAYTELFDPYADPPETVQSLISDDLTAIAAALAHGLRHYRDGRVAEALWWWQFSYVASWGAEASAVLRAVQSVIAHDRLDSDFESERDDVALAAQMLDTGDPAP